One genomic segment of Phalacrocorax carbo chromosome Z, bPhaCar2.1, whole genome shotgun sequence includes these proteins:
- the TICAM2 gene encoding LOW QUALITY PROTEIN: TIR domain-containing adapter molecule 2 (The sequence of the model RefSeq protein was modified relative to this genomic sequence to represent the inferred CDS: inserted 1 base in 1 codon; substituted 1 base at 1 genomic stop codon) — protein sequence MGSNNSRQTALSREQQKANSLSTGLSDSKPINELRSLSAEIRQPTSRASRVCSSNETTEAFFCKFVVLRGDNDAGESIWIQNLLQNKFCVKTGIIFAEVCCSEHVLENLSDAVFVSAWTXQNFLNGSWCVFQSCTVFVSALNSINCNFVIPVRPLNKPPTQENAICFALQAVNTLXEDSSGFAKQVEKNFMESTYRQQ from the exons ATGGGCAGTAATAACTCCAGACAAACCGCgctcagcagagagcagcaaaaggCTAACAGCTTGAGCACAGGTCTAAGCGACTCCAAGCCAATTAATGAACTGCGTAGCCTCTCTGCTGAAATCAGACAGCCCACAAGCAGGGCTTCACGAGTTTGCAGCAGTAATGAGACTACTGAGgcttttttctgtaagtttGTTGTTCTGCGTGGTGACAATGATGCAGGTGAATCCATCTGGATCCAGAATCTGCTGCAGAATAAATTTTGTGTTAAAACTGGAATAATCTTTGCAGAGGTATGTTGTAGTGAACATGTCTTGGAAAACTTAAGTGATGCTGTGTTTGTCTCAGCATGGA GACAAAATTTTCTGAATGGATCTTGGTGTGTGTTTCAGTCTTGTACCGTCTTTGTCAGTGCTCTTAACAGCATAAATTGCAACTTTGTGATACCTGTGAGGCCACTGAATAAACCACCTACCCAGGAAAACgctatttgttttgctttgcaggcTGTTAACACACTGTAAGAGGATAGTTCTGGCTTTGCAAAACAAGTGGAGAAAAATTTCATGGAATCTACATACAGGCAACAGTGA